From a single Anomaloglossus baeobatrachus isolate aAnoBae1 chromosome 4, aAnoBae1.hap1, whole genome shotgun sequence genomic region:
- the RAMAC gene encoding RNA guanine-N7 methyltransferase activating subunit, translating into MTDTPDIKQTYEDMFSHRFTEQDAEYQEYLKQPESQPPIVEDWWRGYQRNQDRHRDNRQRRGWEGRRDWSNTGYNQQRGGSGWGNNHHQYRQERSYHSEGHHSGNQRYYSDRY; encoded by the exons ATGACGGACACACCTGATATAAAGCAGACGTATGAAGACATGTTTTCTCACCGCTTCACAGAGCAGGATGCAGAGTATCAAGAATATTTAAAACAGCCAGAAAGCCAGCCTCCTATTGTTGAAGACTGGTGGCGAGGCTACCAAAGGAACCAGGACAG GCATAGAGATAACAGACAACGGAGAGGCTGGGAAGGGAGACGTGATTGGTCCAACACCGGCTATAACCAACAGCGAGGTGGTAGTGGCTGGGGTAACAACCACCATCAGTACCGACAGGAGCGATCCTACCATTCAGAAGGCCACCATTCCGGGAACCAGAGATATTACTCTGATCGTTATTAG